The following coding sequences lie in one Bacillota bacterium genomic window:
- the yajC gene encoding preprotein translocase subunit YajC encodes MFENLGNYGTFIYLGVLVAVFYFFLIRPQQKQQKARVEMLSKLNKGDKIINHGGIIGTITEIKEDSLTVRIADKTEVSMLREGVARVLSK; translated from the coding sequence ATGTTTGAGAATCTAGGCAATTACGGAACTTTTATTTATCTCGGCGTATTGGTGGCAGTGTTCTATTTCTTCCTGATTCGTCCCCAACAGAAGCAGCAGAAAGCCCGTGTGGAGATGTTGTCCAAGCTTAACAAAGGCGACAAGATTATAAACCATGGCGGCATCATTGGCACAATCACTGAAATTAAGGAAGACTCACTCACCGTGCGTATTGCCGACAAAACTGAAGTCAGCATGCTCAGGGAAGGCGTGGCAAGAGTTTTGAGCAAGTAG